From Thalassovita sp.:
TTCATCACGATGCTTTCCACATCGGCCCAGGCAATGCCCAAGGGCGGCAGATCATCGGCCAGGCTGACCGTCATCTTAACGGTGGTCGGGCAGCTGAGCCGCATCAGTTCCACCAGCGAGCGCATCGCCTCACTGGTGTCGGGCACAACAAAGCCTGCGGCCTCGCGCCGGGCGAACCGCAGCACACGGTCCACCGACTCGCGCGCTTTCAACGATCCGGCATAGATCAGTTCGACCTGTCGCCGCCGTGGATCATCTTGGGGGGTTTCGGCCTCCAGCAGTTCAGACAATCCGACCAGCGGCTGCAGCTGATTGTTCAACTCATGCGCCAGCCCACCGGCCAAAGTGCCCAGACTGTCGATTTTGCGCGCATGTGACAGGTCCCGTTCGTTTTCCAGCGCCCGCTGGGCCAGCCGCGTTGCCTCACGCGCGCGGCGCACGGCGTACCACGCCAAAGGCATGGGCATCAGCAGGACGATCAGGATCACCTCGTCCAGTTCCCAGGTTTCATGTGCACGGGTGAAGGAATGCA
This genomic window contains:
- a CDS encoding sensor histidine kinase; the protein is MRRYLPSQKWRDLGIMAVILLLMWIPAAEFEAFEWLHSFTRAHETWELDEVILIVLLMPMPLAWYAVRRAREATRLAQRALENERDLSHARKIDSLGTLAGGLAHELNNQLQPLVGLSELLEAETPQDDPRRRQVELIYAGSLKARESVDRVLRFARREAAGFVVPDTSEAMRSLVELMRLSCPTTVKMTVSLADDLPPLGIAWADVESIVMNLFSNAVAAMDGAPGQLDIRLHPPSGPDPNGHAAVLTVSDTGTGISEALQQRIFDPYFTSKPLGAGTGLGLWQVQALLRAAGGRIEVQSELGRGTEMQVWLPAAGAGRSAQRVAEVG